One genomic window of Actinoplanes lobatus includes the following:
- a CDS encoding cobalamin biosynthesis protein produces MRLVVGFGARAGVTAGVLSDVVRGVLLGEGLALPQVVALATLDRRAAEDGPREFAASAGWRLLGFPAAELAAQRVPTPSAVVGAAVGTPSVAEAAALLAAGPGARLVVGKRVRDGITVAVARSLARGPLVDGDVVVHQR; encoded by the coding sequence GTGAGGCTGGTCGTCGGGTTCGGCGCACGCGCCGGGGTGACCGCCGGAGTCCTCTCCGATGTGGTTCGCGGTGTTCTGCTGGGCGAGGGTTTGGCGTTGCCGCAGGTCGTGGCCCTGGCCACGCTGGACCGGCGGGCCGCCGAGGACGGTCCGCGCGAATTCGCCGCCTCTGCCGGGTGGCGGCTGCTCGGCTTCCCGGCCGCCGAACTGGCCGCCCAGCGGGTGCCCACGCCCAGCGCCGTGGTCGGGGCGGCGGTCGGCACGCCGAGCGTCGCCGAGGCCGCCGCCCTGCTGGCGGCCGGCCCCGGCGCCCGCCTCGTCGTCGGCAAGCGGGTGCGCGACGGCATCACCGTCGCGGTGGCCCGCTCACTTGCCCGGGGGCCACTCGTGGACGGGGATGTTGTCGTGCATCAGCGGTAG